One Baekduia alba genomic window, GTCGGTCGCGCCCGTCAGCGCCGTGAGCTGGTGGACGATCACGTCCGGCTCGGCGCCCCGGACCGCGCCCATGACCGCGTCGAGGTCCAGCGCGTCGGCGACGACCGGCATCGCGCCCAGCTCGCGCAGATGACCGGCCTTGGCCTCCGTCCGCGTCATCGCCACGACCTCGTGGCCCTCGTCGAGCAGCATCGGCACCAGCCGCTGCCCCACCGCACCTGTTGCACCAGCGATAAGGGTTCTCATGGGGCCCTGAGACGAAACAGCCGTTGCGGGCGTGACATGTCACGCCGAGAAGGGCAAGATCGTCTTCGAGCACATGACGGAATCGACGATGCTGACCGACCTCCGCCCGCTGGTGTTCTCGATCGCCTATCGGATGCTCGGCTCGGTGGTGGAGGCGGAGGACATCGCGCAGGAGACGCTGCTGCGGGCGCACCGCGAGCTGGCCGACGGCACGCAGATCGCGTCGCCCAAGGCCTACATGACCGCGATCGCGACGCGGCTGTCGATCGACCACCTGCGCTCGGCGCGCGTGCGCCGCGAGGCCTACGTGGGACCGTGGCTGCCGGAGCCGCTGCTCACGCGCGCGGGCGCGGACCCTAGCGTCGACCTGCCGGCCGACGCCGAGCTGGCCGACGACCTCTCGATGGCGTTCCTGCTCGTGCTCGAGCGCCTGACGCCGGTCGAGCGCGCGGTGTTCCTGCTGCGCGAGGCGTTCGACTACACCTTCGCCGAGATCGCCGAGGTGGTGGACAAGAGCCCGGACAACTGCCGGCAGATCGCCGCGCGGGCGCGCCGGCACGTGATCGCCGAGAAGCCGCGGTTCGAGCCGTCGGCCGCCGCGCGCGAGTCGCTGGCCAAGCGCTTCCTCACCGCCGCCCAGGAGGGCGACATGGAGGGGTTGGTCGCGATGCTCGCCGACGACGCGGTCTTCACCGGCGACGGCGGCGGCAAGGCGACGGCGTTCCCGGCCCCGGTCATCGGCGCCGAGAAGATCGCCCACGCGCTCCGGGCGATCTTCCGGCAGGCGGCGGTCGCCGACGGCATCACGGTCACGCTCACCGAGGTCAACGGCATGCCGGGCTGGATCGCGCGCGAGGGCGACGGCCGCGTGATCGTCGTGATGGCCTTGGACATCCTCGACGACCACGTGCTGGGCGTGCGGTCGATCGTCAACCCCGACAAGCTGGGGCACCTCGGCCCGGTCAGCGATCGGGCCCGGCGCTAGTCGATGATGTAGATCGGGTTGTTCAGGCGCAGCGTCATGCGGGCGTGGCCGCCGTCCAGGTCGCTCTGCTGGTCGCCGACGTCGAGGACGATCGTCGCGCCCTGCTTCTCCAGCGCCTTGCGCGCGGCGAGCTTGAAGGGGGTGATCGTGGCCTTGGTGTCGCTCGCCGGACGGCAGGTGAGCGTGAACGGCTTCTTGATCCCCTGCGCGATCAGGTTCTTCTGGCGCAGGGCGCACGCGGCCTGCGGCGCGCCGGTGATGAACGCGATCGCGACCTTCTCGGCGCGGGCGTGCTTGATGAAGGCCTTGGCGGCGGGGAAGGCCACCGACCTGCTCTGCACGACGCACGTCGCGAGGCCGGACAGGTCGAAGTCCACGGCGTCGAGGCAGTTCCAGTTCGACAGCGTGGTCTCGTCGATGTCGAGGACGACCGTCGGCTTCTTGGGGTGCTTCTTCAGCTGCGTGTCGAGCAGCGTCGTGGCCTTGGCGTAGCGGGCCGTGATGCCCTTCTCGTAGGCGGCCTTGCCGGCGCGCAGCTGGTCGGGCGTGTCGAGCGTGCGGTTGGTCGTGGCGACGGCGGTGCCGGCGGCCGCGAGGACCAGGAGCGCGGCGAGCGCGAGCGCCAGGGAGCGGGACAGCGTGGGGCGGTTCATCGCCCCGGCAGGCTACTCGTAGACGACCACGTCGGGCCGCGGCGTCATCGCCATCACGGCCTTGGGCGTCATCGTCTTGACGTCCTCCTTGTAGAACAGCTTGAAGCCGCGGCGCATGCGCGGGGTCGTGGCGACGAAGCTCTCGTACTTGGCGATCTTCACGCTGTTGGTCCCGAAGCCGTCGACGTTGACGACGGTCTGGACGCCGCGCGTCTGCGCCAGCCGGTCGGCGCGGGCGATCATGTCGTCCGTGAACCGGTGCACGATCAGCAGCTTCTCGGGCAGGTTCTGCTCGCGCACGATCTTCCCGAGGTAGGCCGCCGCGGCGTTGACGACGTCGGCGTCGGTCGAGCCGATGACCTTGCCCGGCAGGTCGCCGGGGCCGACGTGCCACTCGGGGTCCAGCGCGAGGCCGACGTCGGGCTGCTCGAGGAACGGCTTGAGCCGCTCGATCTCGGGGCCGAACTGGCCGCGGCCGGGCTGGATGTCGAGGACGAGCAGCGCGTTGACCTTGCGCGCGGCTGCGTGGTAGGCGCGGATCCGGGCGAACGAGAGGTGGTCGCGGTAGAGGCCGGTCGGGCCGGGCGCGGCGGTCGCCACCGTCGTGATCAGCTCCATGGCGGGCAGGACGGGGCGCGAGCGGCGGTCGTAGGGCTTGGCCTGCCGGACGAGCTTGCGCGCCGCCTGGGCGGGCGTCCCGATGCCGAGCGCGCCGAGCTCGTCGTCGCGCGGGTTGCCGTAGAACGCGACGACGCGCCGGTCCGGGAACAGGCGCCGGCCGCCGCCGGGGAGCTGGACGGGCTTGGGCGCGCCGTCCTCGCCGGCGCCCGCCGCGCCGCTGGACGACGCGTTGGTCCCACCCTTCGCGTCGTTGCCGCCGGAGCCGATGACGGCGCCGCCGATCACCGCCGCCGCGGCGAGGACGCCGAGCGCGGACACCGCGACGATGCGTCGCTGCCGGATGGTGGCCGGGCTGGCCATGGAGGGCATCATGCCCACCTGGACGGTGGGTGCAACCTCGACATCCGGGGGATCTGGCGTCGAACCGGCGGAACCAACGGGCCGCGGGTCGGTAAGGATGGGGTGATGGCTCTCCTCGATGGCAAGAAGCTCCTGATCACCGGCGTGCTGACCGATCGCTCGATCGCCTACTCGGTCGCGCGTCGCGCGCAGGAGGAGGGCGCCGAGGTCGTGCTGACCGGCTTCGGGCGTGCGCTGCGGCTGACGCAGCGGATGGCGCAGCGGCTGCCGGCGCCGCCCGACGTGCTGGAGCTCGACGTGACCGACGAGGCGCAGATCGCCGCGGTCGCCGCCGAGCTGGAGCAGCGCTGGGGTGTCGTCGACGGGGTCCTGCACGCGATCGCGTTCGTCCCGGGCGACGCGCTGGGCGGGCGCTTCCTGGAGGCGCCGATGGCCAGCGCGACCAGTGCCTTCGAGATCAGCGCGTTCTCGCTGAAGTCGCTGGGCGCGGCGTTCGCGCCGCTGCTGGAGAAGGCCGAGCACGGCGGGTCGCTCGTCGGCCTGGACTTCGACGCGACCAAGGCCTGGCCGATCTACGACTGGGCCGGCGTGTCGAAGGCGGCGCTGGAGTCGGTCAACCGCTACCTGGCGCAGTACCTCGGCCCGCGCGGGATCCGCTCCAACCTCGTCGCGGCGGGGCCGCTGCGCACGATGGCGGCGGGCGCGATCGAGGGCTTCGACGTCCTGGCTCAGGCCTGGGAGCAGGGCGCGCCGTTGAAGTGGGACCTGAGCGACCCGGAGCCGGTCGCC contains:
- a CDS encoding RNA polymerase sigma-70 factor is translated as MTCHAEKGKIVFEHMTESTMLTDLRPLVFSIAYRMLGSVVEAEDIAQETLLRAHRELADGTQIASPKAYMTAIATRLSIDHLRSARVRREAYVGPWLPEPLLTRAGADPSVDLPADAELADDLSMAFLLVLERLTPVERAVFLLREAFDYTFAEIAEVVDKSPDNCRQIAARARRHVIAEKPRFEPSAAARESLAKRFLTAAQEGDMEGLVAMLADDAVFTGDGGGKATAFPAPVIGAEKIAHALRAIFRQAAVADGITVTLTEVNGMPGWIAREGDGRVIVVMALDILDDHVLGVRSIVNPDKLGHLGPVSDRARR
- a CDS encoding HAD family acid phosphatase; translated protein: MNRPTLSRSLALALAALLVLAAAGTAVATTNRTLDTPDQLRAGKAAYEKGITARYAKATTLLDTQLKKHPKKPTVVLDIDETTLSNWNCLDAVDFDLSGLATCVVQSRSVAFPAAKAFIKHARAEKVAIAFITGAPQAACALRQKNLIAQGIKKPFTLTCRPASDTKATITPFKLAARKALEKQGATIVLDVGDQQSDLDGGHARMTLRLNNPIYIID
- the fabI gene encoding enoyl-ACP reductase FabI, with the protein product MALLDGKKLLITGVLTDRSIAYSVARRAQEEGAEVVLTGFGRALRLTQRMAQRLPAPPDVLELDVTDEAQIAAVAAELEQRWGVVDGVLHAIAFVPGDALGGRFLEAPMASATSAFEISAFSLKSLGAAFAPLLEKAEHGGSLVGLDFDATKAWPIYDWAGVSKAALESVNRYLAQYLGPRGIRSNLVAAGPLRTMAAGAIEGFDVLAQAWEQGAPLKWDLSDPEPVADACLFLLSSLSRAVTGEILHVDGGFHALGVHGGAVAQAQAVAAAAADASEG